The following proteins are encoded in a genomic region of Nycticebus coucang isolate mNycCou1 chromosome 17, mNycCou1.pri, whole genome shotgun sequence:
- the LOC128568863 gene encoding zinc finger CCHC-type and RNA-binding motif-containing protein 1-like: protein MSGGLAPSKSTGYVSNLPFSLTNNDLYRIFSKYGKVVKVTIMKDKDTRKSKGVAFILFLDKDSAQNCTRAINNRQLFGRMIKASIAIDNGRAAEFIRRRNYFDKTKCYECGESGHLSYACPKNMLGEREPPKKKEKKKKKKIPEPEEEIAEVGESEDEGEDPALDSLSQAIAFQQDKIEEKQRKWKPSSGGPSTSDDSRRPRIKKSNYFSDEEELSD, encoded by the coding sequence ATGAGTGGTGGATTGGCTCCAAGTAAGAGCACAGGGTATGTGTCCAACTTGCCCTTTTCTCTGACAAACAATGACTTATACAGGATATTTTCCAAGTATGGCAAAGTTGTAAAGGTTACTATAATGAAAGATAAAGATACAAGGAAGAGTAAAGgagttgcatttattttatttttggataaaGATTCTGCACAAAACTGTACGAGGGCAATAAACAACAGACAGTTGTTTGGTAGAATGATAAAAGCAAGCATTGCTATTGACAATGGAAGAGCCGCTGAGTTCATCCGAAGGCGAAACTACTTTGATAAAACTAAGTGTTATGAATGTGGGGAAAGTGGACATTTAAGTTATGCCTGTCCTAAAAATATGCTTGGAGAACGTGAAcctccaaagaagaaagaaaaaaagaaaaaaaagaaaattcctgaaCCAGAGGAAGAAATTGCAGAAGTAGGAGAAAGTGAAGATGAAGGGGAAGATCCTGCTCTGGACAGTCTCAGTCAGGCCATCGCATTCCAGCAAGacaaaattgaagaaaaacaaagaaaatggaaacccaGTTCAGGGGGCCCCTCAACGTCAGATGATTCAAGACGTCCGAGGATAAAGAAAAGCAACTACTTCAGTGATGAGGAAGAACTTagtgattaa